The proteins below are encoded in one region of Knoellia sp. S7-12:
- a CDS encoding lactate utilization protein C: MNARDEILARVRAALTDVTTDPSPRLIARLASSSAGERSLGGGQTGNKSLAGAGPETLELFAENVADYQATVIRVDAAAGEPGVGAAIAGVLRELGCTSAVLPGGLEAAWRVAIEADVEVRDEAEATSALVLDTVDAVVTGSAVGIATTGTIVLDHGLDQGRRALTLVPDTHVCVIRAEQIVHDVPEAVARLRTQGAPQRVLTWISGPSATSDIELQRVEGVHGPRNLIVVLVADTHWPRTSQG; the protein is encoded by the coding sequence ATGAACGCCCGCGACGAGATCCTTGCCAGGGTGCGGGCAGCCCTGACCGACGTGACCACTGATCCCTCACCCCGACTTATTGCCCGTTTGGCCAGTTCATCGGCCGGCGAACGGTCGCTGGGTGGTGGCCAAACGGGCAATAAGTCGCTCGCGGGGGCGGGGCCGGAGACGCTGGAGCTGTTCGCCGAGAACGTCGCCGACTACCAGGCGACGGTCATCCGGGTCGACGCGGCGGCGGGAGAGCCGGGTGTCGGCGCCGCCATCGCCGGCGTCCTGCGGGAACTCGGCTGCACGTCGGCCGTCCTGCCCGGGGGACTGGAAGCAGCCTGGCGGGTGGCGATCGAGGCCGACGTCGAGGTCCGCGACGAGGCGGAGGCGACGTCCGCGCTGGTGCTGGACACCGTGGATGCCGTGGTGACCGGATCGGCTGTGGGCATCGCGACGACTGGCACCATCGTGCTCGACCACGGCCTCGACCAGGGTCGGCGCGCGCTCACTCTCGTCCCGGACACCCACGTCTGCGTCATCCGAGCCGAGCAGATCGTTCACGACGTGCCCGAAGCCGTGGCCCGGCTACGCACCCAAGGCGCACCCCAGCGGGTGCTCACCTGGATCAGCGGCCCGAGCGCCACGAGCGACATCGAGCTGCAGCGCGTCGAGGGAGTTCACGGGCCACGCAACCTCATCGTCGTCCTCGTCGCGGACACCCACTGGCCGCGGACCAGCCAAGGCTGA
- a CDS encoding pyruvate, water dikinase regulatory protein: MDVVDSSEVPSATPVFFVAGGTGISAETLGNLMLAQFPGLTFTRRKIPFIITAEQATTVLAQIDGAVSETVTPLVFSTVSDGEIRQVLQGTKAAFIDLFGSHLDTVERVLHVNATHSATALHGVGDTLRYDRRMQAIEFAMEHDDGASLRNLVQADLILVAPSRCGKTPTSMYLALQHGLKVANYPLVPEDFDSDELPRPVKDLGDKCFGLLSTPARLSQVRGERRPGSTYASLAQCSHELRRAEALYRAHRIPSINSAKMSVEEMATVIMQSSRLPDFS; this comes from the coding sequence ATGGACGTCGTCGACAGCAGCGAGGTGCCCAGCGCCACACCCGTGTTCTTTGTCGCGGGCGGGACCGGTATCTCGGCCGAGACCCTGGGCAACCTCATGCTCGCCCAGTTCCCCGGCCTGACGTTCACGCGCCGCAAAATCCCCTTCATCATCACCGCGGAGCAGGCCACCACGGTCCTCGCCCAGATCGATGGCGCCGTGAGCGAGACGGTGACGCCGCTGGTCTTCTCGACGGTGTCCGACGGCGAGATCCGCCAGGTCCTCCAGGGCACCAAGGCTGCGTTCATCGACCTGTTCGGCTCCCACCTGGACACGGTCGAGCGCGTCCTTCACGTCAACGCCACCCACAGCGCCACCGCGCTGCACGGGGTCGGCGACACCCTGCGCTATGACCGGCGGATGCAGGCGATCGAGTTCGCGATGGAGCACGATGACGGCGCCAGTTTGCGCAACCTCGTGCAGGCGGACCTCATCCTCGTGGCGCCATCACGGTGTGGGAAGACCCCGACCTCGATGTATCTCGCCCTCCAGCACGGCCTCAAGGTCGCGAACTACCCCCTCGTCCCCGAGGACTTCGACTCCGACGAGCTCCCGCGCCCCGTCAAGGACCTCGGCGACAAGTGCTTCGGCCTGCTCTCGACCCCGGCCCGGCTCAGCCAGGTGAGAGGGGAACGCAGACCCGGATCGACCTATGCGAGCCTCGCCCAATGCAGTCACGAGCTGCGCCGAGCCGAGGCGCTCTATCGGGCGCACCGAATCCCCTCCATCAACTCCGCCAAGATGTCGGTGGAGGAGATGGCGACTGTCATCATGCAGAGCAGTCGCCTGCCCGACTTCAGCTGA
- a CDS encoding (Fe-S)-binding protein, whose amino-acid sequence MTAMTPRDTDLRVALFATCFNDTMWPEAPKATVRLLERLGVSVEFPMEQTCCGQMLTNTGYAGEAVPLVARFVDVFGDYDAVVAPSGSCVGSVREQHPMIARLSGDPGLASEVERVSPKVYELSEFLVDVLQVTDVGAFFPHRVTYHPTCHSLRMLRVGDRPLQLLRAVRGIDLVDLPGAEECCGFGGTFAMKNADVSVAMGTDKAQHVTDTGAEVLVAGDNSCLAHIGGILGRQRSGIRRMHLAEILASTQENPS is encoded by the coding sequence ATGACGGCAATGACGCCTCGCGACACTGACCTTCGGGTCGCCCTCTTCGCCACCTGTTTCAACGACACGATGTGGCCGGAGGCGCCCAAGGCGACGGTGCGCCTGCTCGAGCGTCTCGGGGTGAGCGTCGAGTTCCCGATGGAGCAGACCTGCTGCGGGCAGATGCTGACGAACACGGGGTATGCCGGTGAGGCCGTTCCGCTCGTCGCTCGCTTCGTCGACGTGTTCGGGGACTACGACGCAGTCGTGGCGCCTTCGGGTTCGTGTGTCGGATCGGTGCGTGAGCAGCACCCGATGATCGCCCGCCTGTCCGGCGATCCGGGGCTCGCCTCGGAGGTCGAGCGGGTCTCCCCCAAGGTCTACGAGCTGTCGGAGTTCCTCGTCGACGTGCTCCAGGTGACCGACGTGGGCGCCTTCTTCCCCCACCGCGTCACCTATCACCCCACGTGTCACTCCCTGAGGATGCTGCGGGTCGGTGACCGCCCGCTCCAGCTGCTGCGCGCCGTGCGGGGCATCGACCTGGTGGACCTGCCCGGTGCCGAGGAGTGCTGCGGCTTCGGTGGGACGTTCGCGATGAAGAACGCCGACGTCTCCGTCGCGATGGGCACCGACAAGGCGCAGCACGTGACCGACACCGGGGCCGAGGTCCTCGTTGCCGGCGACAACTCCTGCCTGGCACACATCGGTGGGATCCTCGGAAGGCAACGCTCCGGCATACGTCGCATGCATCTCGCCGAGATCCTCGCCTCGACGCAGGAGAACCCGTCATGA
- a CDS encoding LutB/LldF family L-lactate oxidation iron-sulfur protein, protein MSIGPVQETSATFVGMPAFPEAAREALANTQQRTNLRNATHTIRAKRASVVAEVPEWEALRVAGAQSKDEALHHLGDYLEHLEASLVANGAVVHWARDADEANRIVIDIARSKEVDEVVKVKSMATQEIELNEALEAAGINAWETDLAELIVQLGHDRPSHILVPAIHRNRTEIRDIFIREMGKVGRPAPDDLTDDPAGLAEAARVHLREKFLRAKVAVSGANFAIADTGTLVVVESEGNGRMCLTLPETLISVVGIEKVLPTWEDLGPMLQLLPRSSTGERMNPYTTMWSGVHEGDGPQEVHVILLDNGRSHVLADSVGRQALRCIRCSACLNVCPVYERTGGHAYGSVYPGPIGAILNPQLRGTASEIDQSLPYASSLCGACFDACPVRINIPELLVQLRGTVAQQGGHRAESAAMKAAAWVLSDPKRLAVAQKGATTAGRLIGGRTIRSVPGLGAWTDARDLPTPPKETFRQWWVREHDGRDGDGQARGRADGIPGSEGGLPDSDGDER, encoded by the coding sequence ATGAGCATCGGACCCGTCCAGGAGACGTCCGCGACCTTCGTCGGTATGCCGGCGTTCCCCGAGGCTGCACGCGAGGCCCTGGCCAACACGCAGCAGCGGACCAACCTGCGCAACGCGACGCACACGATCCGGGCCAAGCGTGCGTCTGTCGTCGCCGAGGTGCCCGAGTGGGAGGCCCTGCGCGTTGCCGGAGCGCAGTCCAAGGACGAGGCGCTGCACCACCTCGGCGACTACCTCGAGCACCTCGAGGCGTCACTGGTCGCAAACGGCGCGGTCGTGCACTGGGCGCGAGATGCCGATGAGGCCAACCGGATCGTCATCGACATCGCGCGGTCCAAGGAGGTCGACGAGGTCGTCAAGGTGAAGTCCATGGCGACCCAGGAGATCGAGCTCAACGAAGCCCTGGAGGCTGCTGGCATCAACGCGTGGGAGACCGACCTCGCCGAGCTCATCGTGCAGCTCGGGCACGACCGACCCAGCCACATCCTCGTCCCCGCGATCCACCGCAACCGCACCGAAATCCGCGACATCTTCATCCGCGAGATGGGCAAGGTCGGGCGCCCCGCACCCGACGACCTCACCGACGACCCCGCCGGTCTCGCCGAGGCGGCCCGGGTCCACCTGCGCGAGAAGTTCCTGCGCGCCAAGGTCGCCGTCTCGGGTGCGAACTTCGCCATCGCCGACACCGGCACCCTCGTCGTCGTCGAGTCCGAAGGCAACGGGCGCATGTGCCTGACCCTGCCCGAGACACTCATCTCGGTCGTCGGCATCGAGAAGGTCCTGCCGACGTGGGAGGACCTCGGGCCGATGCTGCAGCTGCTCCCGAGATCGAGCACCGGGGAGCGGATGAACCCCTACACGACCATGTGGTCAGGGGTGCACGAGGGTGACGGCCCCCAGGAGGTGCACGTCATCCTCCTCGACAACGGCCGGAGCCACGTCCTCGCGGATTCCGTTGGGCGACAGGCGTTGCGGTGCATCCGCTGCTCGGCCTGCCTCAACGTCTGCCCCGTCTATGAACGCACCGGCGGCCACGCCTACGGCTCGGTCTATCCGGGGCCGATCGGTGCCATCCTCAACCCGCAGCTGCGGGGGACCGCGAGCGAGATCGACCAGTCCCTGCCCTATGCCTCGAGCCTGTGCGGAGCCTGCTTCGACGCGTGCCCGGTGCGGATCAACATCCCCGAGCTCCTCGTCCAGCTGCGCGGCACGGTCGCCCAGCAGGGCGGTCACCGCGCGGAGTCGGCGGCCATGAAGGCCGCGGCCTGGGTGCTGTCAGACCCCAAAAGACTGGCCGTTGCACAAAAGGGCGCGACGACCGCGGGGCGGCTCATCGGCGGGCGCACGATCCGGTCCGTGCCCGGACTCGGTGCGTGGACGGACGCGCGGGACCTCCCCACCCCGCCCAAGGAGACGTTCCGACAGTGGTGGGTTCGCGAGCACGACGGACGCGATGGCGACGGGCAGGCCCGAGGGCGAGCGGACGGCATACCCGGCAGTGAAGGCGGCCTGCCCGACAGCGACGGGGACGAACGATGA